A stretch of Candidatus Cloacimonadota bacterium DNA encodes these proteins:
- the dusB gene encoding tRNA dihydrouridine synthase DusB, translated as MKSQELFEKKLWLAPLAGYTDYVYRKLCKRFGADVVLSEMISADALIHENKKTEKLAEFDANDRPIGLQVFSNTAYKIVQGINILQKYHPNFFDINMGCPIKKVVKNGSGSALLKNPKEIAGIVRETKKLMKDFPFTVKIRIGWNSDEHFDEIVKIIEHEGASALTVHARTRSQMFSGKSDWHYIARAKELVSIPIIGNGDILTPENAIRMFAETSCDSIMIGRGALGNPWLFSQIKSILKGHEIVYSNYEDRLNIMKEHFERSVAFYGESTAIKLFRKFVPFYTKGMTGSSHLRDLFNHLTTKNKIIDVINSFKQSVING; from the coding sequence ATGAAATCACAAGAACTTTTCGAAAAAAAACTATGGCTCGCACCACTTGCAGGATATACGGATTATGTCTATCGCAAGTTATGCAAAAGATTCGGCGCGGATGTCGTCCTTTCCGAGATGATCAGCGCTGATGCATTGATTCACGAAAATAAGAAAACAGAAAAACTTGCTGAATTCGATGCAAATGACCGACCGATCGGATTGCAGGTCTTCAGCAACACCGCATATAAAATCGTACAAGGTATCAATATCTTACAAAAGTACCACCCGAATTTCTTTGATATCAATATGGGATGTCCCATAAAAAAAGTTGTGAAGAATGGTTCTGGATCGGCACTCCTGAAAAATCCTAAAGAGATTGCAGGTATTGTTCGAGAAACAAAAAAGCTCATGAAAGATTTTCCATTCACTGTCAAGATCAGGATCGGTTGGAATTCCGATGAGCATTTTGATGAAATCGTGAAGATCATAGAACATGAAGGTGCATCAGCCCTTACCGTACATGCTCGTACCCGCTCCCAGATGTTCTCGGGAAAAAGTGATTGGCATTACATTGCACGCGCCAAGGAACTGGTCTCGATCCCAATTATCGGGAATGGCGATATCCTCACACCTGAAAATGCCATACGAATGTTCGCAGAAACCAGCTGCGATTCAATAATGATCGGACGCGGTGCACTTGGGAATCCATGGCTTTTTTCTCAGATCAAGAGTATCCTTAAGGGTCATGAAATTGTCTATTCCAACTATGAGGACAGACTCAATATCATGAAAGAACACTTTGAACGAAGTGTTGCATTTTATGGTGAATCCACCGCCATAAAGTTGTTTAGAAAATTTGTTCCTTTCTACACAAAAGGGATGACCGGATCATCGCATCTACGCGACCTGTTCAATCATCTTACTACAAAAAACAAGATTATTGACGTGATTAATTCGTTCAAGCAGAGTGTAATAAATGGATAA
- the tsaD gene encoding tRNA (adenosine(37)-N6)-threonylcarbamoyltransferase complex transferase subunit TsaD produces the protein MTKPLILAIETSCDDTSAALVDGHCNVLSNVISSQEEVHLKYGGVVPELASREHIRTLIPIVELVLEKARIKINDIDAIAVSANPGLIGSLLVGVSFAKGLAFSLKKPLIAVNHIFGHVFANFLEHKDIEFPFLALIVSGGHTELVIFNSSVDYEVLGKTVDDAAGEAFDKIGKLLGLPYPGGPHVDNLAQAGQSEVIEFPLPMLKHDTFDFSFSGLKTAGMLYLKEKGELAGEELHDFAASFQHAIVEVLFQKTIRALEENGLTSLLLAGGVAANSALRKKFNEYCNDHHIKLHYPSALFCTDNAAMIGAAAQFKYKNKKFASLDLNASAVKGMKFL, from the coding sequence ATGACCAAACCGCTTATTCTCGCTATTGAAACATCCTGTGACGATACTTCTGCTGCACTGGTCGATGGACATTGTAATGTGCTTTCAAATGTTATCTCATCTCAGGAAGAAGTACATTTAAAATATGGGGGAGTGGTTCCCGAACTTGCATCTCGTGAGCATATCCGCACATTGATCCCAATCGTTGAACTGGTTCTCGAAAAAGCACGTATAAAAATTAATGACATCGATGCAATAGCCGTTTCGGCAAATCCCGGACTGATCGGTTCTTTGCTGGTGGGTGTTTCTTTTGCAAAAGGACTAGCATTTAGTCTAAAAAAGCCGCTTATCGCAGTGAATCATATTTTTGGTCATGTATTCGCAAATTTTTTGGAACATAAAGATATTGAATTTCCATTTCTGGCACTTATCGTTTCAGGTGGGCATACGGAATTAGTTATTTTTAATTCGTCGGTTGATTACGAAGTACTTGGGAAAACAGTTGATGATGCGGCAGGAGAAGCATTTGATAAGATAGGAAAATTGCTCGGATTGCCGTATCCAGGTGGTCCCCATGTCGATAACCTTGCCCAAGCAGGGCAGAGTGAGGTAATCGAATTTCCTCTTCCTATGCTCAAGCACGATACGTTTGATTTCAGTTTCAGTGGATTGAAAACAGCAGGCATGCTCTACCTCAAAGAAAAAGGTGAATTGGCAGGAGAGGAATTGCATGATTTTGCTGCGAGTTTTCAGCATGCAATTGTTGAGGTTCTCTTTCAGAAGACGATACGCGCCTTGGAAGAAAATGGATTAACATCGCTTCTCCTCGCAGGCGGTGTTGCCGCTAACTCAGCATTGAGGAAGAAGTTCAATGAGTATTGCAATGACCATCATATTAAATTGCACTATCCTTCAGCATTGTTTTGCACTGATAATGCTGCTATGATCGGGGCTGCTGCACAGTTTAAATATAAAAACAAGAAATTTGCTTCACTCGATCTCAATGCATCGGCAGTAAAGGGTATGAAATTTTTATGA
- a CDS encoding glycosyltransferase — translation MIFIYILYALTALYCLFLAFLIIGTFRLKKKQVSDEIAQISVIVAARNEEEHLNSLVDSLLAQEYPNDKYEIIIVNDRSTDTTLKLLQELAHSNPQIKYISVGDEESDLIGKKRALTQGIEAALGEILLFTDADCRPGKYWIRSMNETFSRGFDAVVGYSPLRSKSTSLGKKILSLMKKLERLAMFAFSAGSIGWNWGITATGRNFAYKRSVFNELHGFDGIGHIPSGDDDLFLQKISKSRKYTIGFATKQDSFVPSVEKKTGTQTFQQEKRRGSKWRYYPTLIKIISLIAFTYLLLLIVCFVLVCTGTIPWKVFFISFITKSVFDLLIILRGAVMFHDFLPLIAFPFVEILYAPYFILFGLLGTFSKYKWK, via the coding sequence ATGATATTTATATACATTTTATATGCTCTAACTGCTCTATACTGCCTTTTCCTTGCTTTTCTGATCATCGGCACGTTCAGATTGAAAAAGAAACAAGTTTCGGATGAAATTGCACAAATTTCTGTCATCGTCGCAGCACGCAATGAAGAAGAGCATCTTAACTCATTAGTCGACAGCCTTCTTGCGCAGGAATATCCAAACGATAAATATGAAATAATTATAGTAAATGATCGATCGACCGATACCACTTTGAAATTACTTCAAGAGTTGGCGCACTCAAATCCTCAGATCAAATATATTTCAGTAGGGGATGAGGAATCGGACTTGATTGGTAAGAAGAGAGCGCTAACACAAGGGATTGAAGCCGCGCTGGGAGAGATCCTCCTTTTTACAGATGCGGATTGCAGACCTGGTAAATACTGGATTCGATCGATGAATGAGACGTTCTCAAGGGGATTCGATGCCGTGGTTGGTTATTCACCTTTACGATCAAAAAGCACATCATTAGGAAAGAAAATCCTCTCTTTGATGAAAAAGCTGGAACGCCTTGCTATGTTTGCATTCTCAGCAGGTAGTATCGGGTGGAACTGGGGTATTACAGCAACCGGCAGGAACTTTGCTTATAAACGAAGTGTTTTTAACGAGTTACATGGTTTTGACGGAATTGGGCATATCCCGTCAGGGGATGACGATTTATTCTTACAGAAGATAAGCAAAAGTAGGAAGTATACAATAGGATTTGCAACTAAACAGGATAGTTTTGTGCCATCAGTTGAAAAAAAAACAGGCACGCAAACGTTCCAACAGGAGAAACGGCGTGGTTCAAAATGGAGATATTACCCCACTCTAATTAAGATAATTTCTCTCATAGCATTTACGTATCTTTTACTGCTTATTGTATGTTTTGTTTTAGTATGCACTGGTACCATTCCGTGGAAGGTATTTTTCATTTCCTTTATCACTAAAAGTGTATTCGATCTGCTCATCATTCTTCGGGGTGCAGTTATGTTCCATGATTTCCTTCCTTTGATCGCATTCCCATTTGTGGAAATTCTTTATGCTCCATATTTCATCCTGTTTGGACTGCTGGGCACGTTCAGTAAGTATAAGTGGAAGTGA
- a CDS encoding MBL fold metallo-hydrolase yields the protein MKVRVIASGSKGNCILVSGQESAILVDAGLSLKRLKEKLFDFDFPLENIKALVISHEHSDHIKGAGPIVRSLGIPLYINESTYNAGAYKLGNIKEVKIFDNGTRFTMSEFLIEPFSVPHDSADTSCFLISERGNSAKLAVLTDLGYPTSLVKEKMKTPSTIILESNHDIDMLVNGPYAWYLKQRVKGKHGHLSNMQASELIDEVMHDGLKNIILAHLSEINNVPDLAIESMRSFLKSRNASCNLYVAGQHQSTDWIEV from the coding sequence ATGAAAGTACGAGTTATAGCAAGCGGCAGCAAAGGAAATTGCATCCTGGTCTCAGGACAGGAATCGGCAATTTTGGTGGATGCAGGATTGAGCTTGAAGCGCTTAAAAGAGAAACTTTTCGACTTTGATTTTCCGCTTGAAAACATCAAAGCGCTTGTCATTTCGCACGAACATTCAGATCATATCAAAGGTGCCGGACCGATCGTGCGCAGTCTCGGCATTCCCTTATATATTAATGAGAGTACGTATAATGCTGGTGCATATAAACTTGGTAATATTAAAGAAGTAAAAATTTTTGATAATGGTACACGTTTTACCATGAGTGAGTTTCTTATCGAGCCGTTTTCAGTTCCCCATGACAGCGCAGATACATCCTGTTTCCTGATCTCCGAAAGAGGTAATTCAGCAAAACTGGCAGTCCTAACTGATCTTGGGTATCCGACATCGCTGGTCAAAGAAAAGATGAAAACGCCAAGCACTATCATTCTTGAAAGTAATCATGATATCGATATGCTGGTAAACGGACCCTATGCATGGTATCTGAAGCAGCGCGTAAAAGGTAAGCATGGACATCTCTCGAATATGCAGGCATCAGAGTTGATCGATGAAGTTATGCATGACGGGCTCAAAAATATCATACTTGCACATCTCAGCGAGATTAATAATGTGCCAGATCTCGCAATCGAGTCGATGCGATCATTCCTGAAATCCCGAAATGCAAGCTGCAACCTATATGTTGCCGGGCAACATCAATCCACCGATTGGATAGAGGTTTAG